One genomic window of Elaeis guineensis isolate ETL-2024a chromosome 2, EG11, whole genome shotgun sequence includes the following:
- the LOC105044662 gene encoding uncharacterized protein isoform X2, translating to MEIGGKVVIEIHDDDERSTGMSNQLVENKRPRPALDLTEEVAENGIEEREDKGYENGERTAETEGERSSTDSRSTDNNIDTIEGSEEQASAVRQYHRSKMPRLRWTPDLHLAFVNAVEKLGGQERATPKLVLQMMNVRGLSIAHIKSHLQMYRNKKLDDSDQRKRIFPSSAVFSFLDANRQYCSDLFHQKMIPSQPLRMGGGGLFSARFDLEQSRYHHLLQRSQAQKTHHDLKNFNVALMAFNQQMTPATHPLSDQGQAGGLVHDLIFRKDGQPSASHLFEARNAITGNLKAHQVLGERRRLPGDMAINQGTNTRANGRYDRIGGSSRFVPSGSPFRLASTNRNFKWSTSSSFIHNYNQIQPNSRDPTVISDNLMPRSEAPHQLENPTYQPKRKFEDIIQGSEALVAVKKRLIAARERDWGTDLQLNLSNSANNGTGGNEGVEAEKVDDFLLLSLGPPMSENRVEPSKTEEDAAKTEIQFFPKEDRK from the exons ATGGAGATCGGAGGGAAGGTGGTGATAGAGATCCATGACGATGATGAAAGGAGCACGGGGATGAGTAATCAGCTGGTGGAGAATAAGAGGCCACGACCAGCACTTGACCTCACCGAAGAAGTGGCAGAAAATGGGATAGAAGAGAGGGAAGATAAAGGTTACGAAAATGGGGAGAGAACCGCAGAGACCGAGGGTGAGAGGAGTTCTACTGACAGCAGAAGCACGGACAACAACATCGACACGATCGAGGGGAGTGAGGAGCAGGCGAGCGCTGTGAGGCAGTATCACAGATCCAAAATGCCAAGGCTACGGTGGACCCCTGATCTCCACCTTGCCTTTGTTAACGCTGTTGAGAAGCTCGGTGGTCAAGAAA GAGCAACTCCAAAGTTGGTTCTTCAGATGATGAATGTGAGGGGGCTGAGTATTGCTCACATAAAGAGTCACTTGCAG ATGTACCGAAACAAGAAGCTAGATGAttcagatcaaagaaagagaatcTTCCCTTCCTCAG CAGTGTTTTCATTCTTGGATGCTAATCGGCAGTATTGCTCCGATTTATTCCACCAAAAGATGATTCCAAGCCAGCCCCTCAGAATGGGTGGTGGAGGCCTTTTCTCAGCAAGGTTTGATCTGGAGCAATCCAGGTACCACCATCTTTTGCAACGATCACAGGCCCAAAAGACTCATCATGATCTCAAGAACTTCAATGTTGC ATTGATGGCATTCAATCAGCAAATGACACCAGCAACCCATCCACTTAGTGATCAAGGACAAGCAGGAGGTCTGGTTCATGATCTGATCTTTAGAAAAGATGGGCAGCCATCGGCATCCCATTTGTTTGAAGCAAGAAATGCAATCACTGGAAATTTGAAAGCTCACCAAGTTCTTGGGGAAAGGAGGAGGCTACCAGGTGATATGGCTATTAATCAAGGCACAAACACAAGGGCGAATGGAAGGTATGATCGGATCGGTGGTAGCTCCAGATTTGTTCCCAGCGGTAGTCCTTTTAGGCTGGCCTCCACCAATCGTAACTTCAAATGGAGTACCAGCAGCAGCTTCATTCACAACTACAATCAGATTCAGCCTAACTCACGCGATCCCACAGTCATCAGTGATAATCTCATGCCTCGTTCTGAGGCCCCACATCAGCTTGAG AATCCAACTTATCAGCCTAAGCGCAAATTTGAGGATATAATTCAAGGAAGTGAGGCTCTAGTTGCTGTCAAGAAGAGACTGATAGCagcaagagagagagattggggCACCGACTTGCAGCTAAACTTGAGTAATTCAGCGAATAATGGAACTGGTGGCAACGAGGGTGTTGAGGCTGAAAAGGTTGATGATTTTCTATTGCTGTCACTCGGCCCTCCAATGTCTGAGAACCGAGTAGAGCCTTCCAAGACGGAAGAAGATGCTGCAAAAACTGAGATCCAGTTCTTCCCAAAGGAAGACCGCAAGTAG
- the LOC105044068 gene encoding uncharacterized protein, whose protein sequence is MLRNLMEDKRLDFDAPLLSVRRLSAGAAAAGASTAPSTSKLEDGHRKAAAGQPPTRRSSLPFHKSDLKSGPVGNPGVIPFVWEQTPGQPKDEVSSSSVAVGRLPMALKLPADRILKEKEADGPRATAGASVRVGTSVRTQKAATQIASDESTEKAPEIPKGGEEKVKEEEMKQKPVPADRRNDEDDDEDEAFSDALDTLSRTESFFMNCSVSGLSGIPESAMPSGSFSTDPQVRDFMMGRFLPAAQAMATGSPQYTFRKGTPPAREPPTRPAERVVSRDHRRPLPLPYQKRPNFVQQYAQEHEGGDSYDDEEEEEDCDETDRLPSKACGLLPRFCVKSSFCLLNPVPGMKVRPRLPAPLGRRIGNPRIKTFHHGSLGEAGDEDSWEAVYKHKLGQRYQPQVEDGRSKSTSESKQLTYWSDSPTADGSSPCRRSTGGGISPNPNEAPPLPFEGKGFLGVPKRGRKSSKTDGSDSCERDGENYWEMTPPQSSQQGSGSRSPALEKTLYVDSVNMLETSDSNSSSLYIATDTRVTLNSSEKDSEVGRDTQRMQENSAVKSHEENALQPKDSEVVELGLPFCSEKSDHGEMDGNNNIKHNADRDGPLPSGEGDILKNDVNDGGPLPLEEGALHKTDVSSLQSLLPPPLPKSPSESWLFRTLPSVSSKNPPQSFLGLQFQPRKQAFQASSTNQKRDSNAKPSVSHHRRRQFAEVLPKPVSPRSEI, encoded by the exons ATGCTGAGGAATTTGATGGAGGATAAAAGGTTGGATTTTGATGCGCCGCTGCTCTCCGTGCGCCGACTTTCCGCTGGAGCCGCCGCAGCGGGGGCTTCTACTGCTCCATCTACTTCGAAGTTGGAGGACGGCCACCGGAAGGCTGCGGCCGGACAGCCACCGACGAGgagatcctctcttcctttccataaATCGGACTTGAAATCGGGCCCGGTGGGAAATCCCGGCGTCATCCCTTTCGTTTGGGAACAGACCCCCGGGCAGCCCAAGGACGAGGTGAGCTCCAGTTCCGTCGCCGTTGGTCGGCTGCCAATGGCTTTGAAGCTTCCTGCTGATAGGATCTTGAAGGAGAAGGAGGCTGATGGGCCGCGAGCCACCGCCGGGGCATCCGTGAGGGTAGGCACTAGCGTCCGGACTCAGAAAGCTGCCACCCAAATTGCTTCAGATGAAAGCACAGAGAAAGCTCCTGAGATCCCCAAGGGTGGTGAGGAGAAGGTAAAGGAAGAGGAGATGAAGCAGAAGCCGGTTCCGGCAGACCGCCGCAATGAcgaggatgatgatgaagatgaggcCTTTTCGGATGCGCTCGACACACTCTCCCGGACCGAATCTTTCTTCATGAATTGTAGTGTTAGCGGCCTTAGTGGAATTCCTGAATCGGCGATGCCTTCGGGAAGCTTTTCGACGGATCCCCAGGTCCGGGATTTCATGATGGGAAGATTTTTGCCAGCCGCCCAGGCCATGGCCACGGGCTCGCCGCAGTATACCTTCAGGAAAGGAACTCCCCCGGCTCGTGAGCCGCCTACGAGGCCTGCTGAAAGGGTTGTGAGTCGGGATCATCGTCGGCCGCTTCCACTTCCTTACCAGAAAAGGCCTAATTTTGTTCAGCAATATGCTCAAGAGCATGAGGGAGGGGATAGCTATGAtgatgaggaggaagaggaggactgTGATGAAACTGACCGTTTGCCATCAAAGGCTTGTGGGTTGCTCCCCAGGTTTTGCGTAAAGAGTTCCTTTTGCTTGCTAAATCCGGTCCCTGGAATGAAGGTTCGGCCCCGCCTGCCTGCGCCACTTGGAAGGAGGATAGGTAACCCACGGATCAAAACTTTTCATCACGGATCTTTGGGTGAAGCTGGAGATGAG GATTCATGGGAAGCAGTTTATAAGCACAAGCTAGGACAAAGGTATCAACCCCAAGTGGAGGATGGGAGGAGTAAGTCAACTAGTGAATCGAAGCAGCTTACTTACTGGAGTGATTCCCCAACAGCAGATGGATCCTCTCCTTGCCGTCGTTCCACAGGTGGTGGAATATCACCCAATCCGAATGAAGCTCCTCCATTACCTTTTGAAGGGAAGGGTTTTCTTGGAGTTccaaagagaggaaggaagagtagCAAGACAGATGGCTCTGACTCATGTGAGAGAGATGGTGAGAACTATTGGGAAATGACACCTCCTCAAAGTAGCCAGCAGGGATCAGGATCAAGGAGCCCTGCATTGGAGAAAACTCTCTATGTTGATTCTGTAAATATGCTCGAAACTTCAGATTCAAATTCAAGCTCGTTATATATAGCTACAGACACCAGGGTAACGTTAAACTCCAGTGAGAAGGATTCTGAGGTTGGAAGAGATACgcaaagaatgcaagaaaattctgctgtcaaaagtcaTGAAGAAAATGCATTGCAGCCTAAGGACTCTGAGGTTGTGGAACTTGGCTTGCCATTTTGCTCAGAAAAATCAGATCATGGAGAGATGGATGGGAATAATAATATCAAACACAATGCAGATCGTGATGGTCCCCTGCCTTCCGGCGAAGGAGATATACTCAAAAATGATGTTAATGATGGTGGTCCACTGCCTTTGGAAGAGGGAGCTCTGCATAAGACTGATGTTAGTTCTCTGCAGTCTCTTCTCCCTCCCCCGTTGCCTAAATCACCTTCTGAGTCCTGGCTTTTTCGTACGTTGCCTTCTGTATCATCAAAGAATCCACCACAGTCATTTTTGGGTCTTCAGTTCCAGCCTCGAAAACAAGCTTTCCAGGCATCCTCTACTAACCAGAAGCGAGATAGCAATGCTAAACCTTCTGTATCACACCATCGGCGGAGACAATTTGCTGAG GTGCTACCAAAGCCTGTCTCACCACGGTCTGAAATTTGA
- the LOC105044662 gene encoding uncharacterized protein isoform X1, with amino-acid sequence MEIGGKVVIEIHDDDERSTGMSNQLVENKRPRPALDLTEEVAENGIEEREDKGYENGERTAETEGERSSTDSRSTDNNIDTIEGSEEQASAVRQYHRSKMPRLRWTPDLHLAFVNAVEKLGGQERATPKLVLQMMNVRGLSIAHIKSHLQMYRNKKLDDSDQRKRIFPSSVFSFLDANRQYCSDLFHQKMIPSQPLRMGGGGLFSARFDLEQSRYHHLLQRSQAQKTHHDLKNFNVALMAFNQQMTPATHPLSDQGQAGGLVHDLIFRKDGQPSASHLFEARNAITGNLKAHQVLGERRRLPGDMAINQGTNTRANGRYDRIGGSSRFVPSGSPFRLASTNRNFKWSTSSSFIHNYNQIQPNSRDPTVISDNLMPRSEAPHQLELQNPTYQPKRKFEDIIQGSEALVAVKKRLIAARERDWGTDLQLNLSNSANNGTGGNEGVEAEKVDDFLLLSLGPPMSENRVEPSKTEEDAAKTEIQFFPKEDRK; translated from the exons ATGGAGATCGGAGGGAAGGTGGTGATAGAGATCCATGACGATGATGAAAGGAGCACGGGGATGAGTAATCAGCTGGTGGAGAATAAGAGGCCACGACCAGCACTTGACCTCACCGAAGAAGTGGCAGAAAATGGGATAGAAGAGAGGGAAGATAAAGGTTACGAAAATGGGGAGAGAACCGCAGAGACCGAGGGTGAGAGGAGTTCTACTGACAGCAGAAGCACGGACAACAACATCGACACGATCGAGGGGAGTGAGGAGCAGGCGAGCGCTGTGAGGCAGTATCACAGATCCAAAATGCCAAGGCTACGGTGGACCCCTGATCTCCACCTTGCCTTTGTTAACGCTGTTGAGAAGCTCGGTGGTCAAGAAA GAGCAACTCCAAAGTTGGTTCTTCAGATGATGAATGTGAGGGGGCTGAGTATTGCTCACATAAAGAGTCACTTGCAG ATGTACCGAAACAAGAAGCTAGATGAttcagatcaaagaaagagaatcTTCCCTTCCTCAG TGTTTTCATTCTTGGATGCTAATCGGCAGTATTGCTCCGATTTATTCCACCAAAAGATGATTCCAAGCCAGCCCCTCAGAATGGGTGGTGGAGGCCTTTTCTCAGCAAGGTTTGATCTGGAGCAATCCAGGTACCACCATCTTTTGCAACGATCACAGGCCCAAAAGACTCATCATGATCTCAAGAACTTCAATGTTGC ATTGATGGCATTCAATCAGCAAATGACACCAGCAACCCATCCACTTAGTGATCAAGGACAAGCAGGAGGTCTGGTTCATGATCTGATCTTTAGAAAAGATGGGCAGCCATCGGCATCCCATTTGTTTGAAGCAAGAAATGCAATCACTGGAAATTTGAAAGCTCACCAAGTTCTTGGGGAAAGGAGGAGGCTACCAGGTGATATGGCTATTAATCAAGGCACAAACACAAGGGCGAATGGAAGGTATGATCGGATCGGTGGTAGCTCCAGATTTGTTCCCAGCGGTAGTCCTTTTAGGCTGGCCTCCACCAATCGTAACTTCAAATGGAGTACCAGCAGCAGCTTCATTCACAACTACAATCAGATTCAGCCTAACTCACGCGATCCCACAGTCATCAGTGATAATCTCATGCCTCGTTCTGAGGCCCCACATCAGCTTGAG TTACAGAATCCAACTTATCAGCCTAAGCGCAAATTTGAGGATATAATTCAAGGAAGTGAGGCTCTAGTTGCTGTCAAGAAGAGACTGATAGCagcaagagagagagattggggCACCGACTTGCAGCTAAACTTGAGTAATTCAGCGAATAATGGAACTGGTGGCAACGAGGGTGTTGAGGCTGAAAAGGTTGATGATTTTCTATTGCTGTCACTCGGCCCTCCAATGTCTGAGAACCGAGTAGAGCCTTCCAAGACGGAAGAAGATGCTGCAAAAACTGAGATCCAGTTCTTCCCAAAGGAAGACCGCAAGTAG